One Aegilops tauschii subsp. strangulata cultivar AL8/78 chromosome 7, Aet v6.0, whole genome shotgun sequence genomic window carries:
- the LOC141026916 gene encoding uncharacterized protein produces the protein MTATRSKLRWAKRLLKKVIEGDELEQYSSMWDYAQEFRRSNPGSSFYVGVSNGIFASCYFSLDACKRGFMQACRPVICLDGCHLKTKYGGVMLCAVGMDPNDCIYPIAFAVVEVENTNTWKWFLSNLKSDLGIVNTDPWTIMSDKQKGLIKGVRQHFPDAEHRHCVRHIWQNFQQTHKGDVLKNQLWKCTRSTTPELWAASMEEMKVISLEAYKWLEQLPPNTWVRGFQRELVKCDILLNNNCEVFNKYILEAREMHLRSMIDKIKT, from the coding sequence ATGACAGCAACAAGAAGCAAGCTTAGATGGGCTAAGAGGCTATTGAAGAAAGTGATTGAAGGAGATGAGTTGGAGCAGTACAGCAGCATGTGGGATTATGCACAAGAATTCAGAAGATCAAACCCAGGGAGTTCTTTCTATGTGGGTGTCAGTAATGGCATATTTGCAAGTTGTTATTTCTCTCTGGATGCCTGCAAAAGGGGTTTCATGCAAGCTTGTAGGCCTGTCATTTGTTTGGATGGATGCCACCTGAAGACAAAGTATGGAGGTGTTATGCTGTGTGCTGTTGGCATGGATCCTAATGACTGCATTTACCCTATAGCTTTTGCAGTTGTTGAGGTAGAGAACACTAACACATGGAAATGGTTTCTGTCTAATCTGAAGAGTGACTTGGGAATTGTAAACACAGACCCATGGACTATAATGTCAGACAAGCAAAAGGGCCTGATCAAGGGAGTGAGGCAGCACTTTCCTGATGCAGAGCACAGACACTGTGTTAGGCATATATGGCAGAATTTTCAGCAAACACACAAAGGAGATGTTCTTAAAAACCAGTTATGGAAGTGTACAAGGAGCACAACACCAGAACTGTGGGCTGCAAGCATGGAGGAAATGAAGGTCATAAGCCTAGAAGCATACAAGTGGCTTGAGCAGCTACCACCCAACACTTGGGTTAGGGGCTTCCAAAGAGAATTGGTCAAGTGTGATATCCTTCTGAACAACAACTGTGAGGTTTTCAACAAATATATTCTTGAGGCTAGGGAGATGCATCTCAGATCAATGATTGACAAGATCAAAACATAG